The Rhodococcus sp. ABRD24 genome contains the following window.
GGTCTCGTCGATCAGGGTGAGAACCTGATCGGAGTACAGGTCCTCCCACGCAGTACCCATATCGAACGTCGTTGTCCAGCCCGTGTCCGGGGTGTCGAACGTACCGCCATGAGCCTCAATGTCGTCGGATTCGGGGTCGCCTTCGACGATGATCAGTCGATCGCCGCTCGCGCCGATTGCGAGGACCCGCCAGTCGTTCGGCAGTGAGGTGCGGGAGACGTTGCCGGTCCGCGCGTCGAACCCGATGATTGTGGGATCGCCCTCGTAGGAACTCGAGTAGCAGACCACCTTTCCTCGCAACGGTTCTGCGGCGCATCCACCGAGGTCTCCCGCGGGTACCGTCCAGCGGATGTTTCCGGTGTCGGCATCGACGCCGATCATGGTCGGCTGATCGAGGGCCGCTGTCCGCGGATTCGGCAGCGCCATCATTGTGACGAGGGTTCCCCCGGATTCGACGAATCCTGTTTCGCCCAGATCGAACTCGTTGCCGGGCACGGGGCTGCGGAACTGGGCGAAGGACCGCCCGAAGGTCTCGGCCGCGTCGATGCGCCAGGTCGTGGTAGGCGCGGCAGCCGGGCCGTGGTCGGTGGTGGCGACGACTGCGGCGGCGCTGCCGACAGTGAGAACCGCTGCCGTCGCGGCGATCACTAGGTTGCGGGCGCTTCTGTCGAGTCCCAAGTTCAATTCACCTCCAGACCGGTTGCGGTGCCGATGGATTCGAGAACGTCATAGCTTGCAGGGAATGTCGTGTGGACACGGACACGGGTGCCCGACGGTCGCGTGACGGTCACGATTCGGTCCGCGCCATAGCCCTCCTGCTCCACCACGGTTCCGTCCTCACGTATGAGGACCTCGGCGCGGGACCATTCGTTTGCTGGGTCGTACTCGTCTACCGCTACAGGTGCCTGCTGCCCACCCTGTAGCGAGATCTCCAGGCGGCCCGCTCCGTCCGGGCCGGTGACCTCGACGGCCGCACACGCCTCGATCGCGCGGCTGTTCGTCAGCTGCAGCGAGCCGATCGGTGCGGCGAGAACCCAGCCCGGCGGTGCATCGGCGGACCAGTGCTCGTCCAGTGCCCGATCGAGGCGTTCGATCGTCTTTCGCGTCAGCCGCGTCCCTTCGTTCTCCTGCATTCCCCCCGAGCAGGATGTGATCGGTGCGGCGGTGCCCGGCGGCACGGGCGCGGTCACGCGAAGGCCGGGTGCGGTCACGAGCGCGACGAGTTCGTCCAACGACACCGGGATGGCGCCCGCCGCGCCGCCGTCGGGCCGGCTGTTGGAGACTGTCGCGCTGGCGTGGGTGCCGTCGGGCAGGTAGGCCGATGCTCCACGACGGAGTGTCCGGGTGCCGTTGGACTCGGACCAGGTGTCCTGCACGTCGATCACCGAACCGTCCGGCTGTGTCCGACGCTCGACGAGTTCACCGGCTACGCACGGTGGCGGAGGGCTGTCACCGCGGCGCACGTTGAAGTACACGTCACCTGAATCCTCACCGCGGATCAGTCGCCCGTGTGCGGTGGTCCAGCCTCCGAGGGAATCCGGATCCAGGTCGTGGGGGAGTCCGGAAGTCGATTCGTAGTCGGGGATCGGCGCGAAGACAAGCGAGTTGTCCGGGGACGAGTACTCGAGTTCGACGTCGTCGGGGAGCGCCCCGCGCAGTGCCTCCGACATCGCGGTCGCCTTCGGTCCCGAGAACCACGGGTAGCGGGGGTTGTCGTAGGAGTCCTCATCGCCCACGATCACCCAGGAGGCTGTGGCGTCGTCCGAGGGTGGCTCGACCACGTTGCAGCCTGGGATCCGAGTCGGAAACGCGACGGTCGGCGTGACGTAGAGGGGATCAGCGGGAGGTTCCGTCGAAGTCGTTTGCGCAGGAGCGGTCGTCGCGGTCATGGCAGCCGCTGAGGTCGGGGGAGTTGGAGGAGTCGACGCGCGGGTCACCATCCCGACCGCAGCGATGCCGCCCGCGACGATCGATATCACGACCAGCGCTGATGTCCACGCGTCCAGGCGTGTCGAGCTGCGCTTGCGGGCTGCACTGTCCTGGTCCACGTTCCCCCACCGCTCGTCCCGGTCCGGTCGCCCGACCGGTCTGTCCGGATCTCGCTCCCCGAGTATCGGGTGTTACAGACCGGGAAGGAGGGTGATTCAAGCGATGCCGTATAGTGAACCGGTCGGGGGATGTCATCAGCGCAGCAGGTCGGCTCGGACGGAAATCTCCAGCCGCTCGCGCGGTGAGCTATCTCAACCCCTCACGAACTTGTCGGTCCAACCCATGCCGGAGAAGCGGGTTGTCGACCGACGGATCATATTCACAGGGCGCATCCAGCGCCGAGATGCGGTGTCGTCGAGCGAATCTCGCGATGCCTACAAAGGAAGAACATGTACCACAGCACCATCCATACGCCGGGTAGTAGAGCCCGGCCGGCAGGCGTCCGCGCACCGCGGGATGCCGCGCGCCGTCGATCCGTAACCATCCGTGCCCGTGCCCTCGAGATCGTCGGCATCCTCTATCGCTGTGACAGCGATCTCGCTGCGGAGCTGTTGATGCGGCATTCGCAGGAGAACAACATCCGGATCGCCTCCCTGATGGAAGGCTTGGTTGCCGTCGTGGACGGCACCGAGGACGAGATCAGGGCAGGTGAGCAGACGACCCTGGCCTCACACTTCTGGCTTCGGGAGATCCGTCAACTCGGCGAATCGCACCGGCGCAACGATCGCTTCGAGCGGCATGTCGCCGCGATACCGTGCTGAGCTGCGACAATGCGCGCGAACGGCCAGCCGGAATCCCCGCGTCCGGCAGCAGAATCCGAATTGCGTCGACTTCCGGCCTCAGGTGTGCTTGACTGTAGGTGGTCATAGTGTTTTGTGCTGGCGCATCCGTGCGCTCACAAATCCTTAAGTAGTGGGGATGGTTCTCCTCTTCGGGTATCGCTTTCGGCAGTACTGGCCCGGGTCGCTCGAACATCGGCGATTCGTGATCGGCAAAGCAAGAGGAGTACTAAATGGCAACCGGCACGGTGAAGTGGTTCAACGCGGAAAAGGGCTTCGGCTTTATCGCTCCCGAGGATGGCAGCGCGGACGTGTTCGCGCACTACTCGGAGATCCAGGGCGGCGGCTTCCGCAGCCTGGACGAGAACCAGCGTGTGTCGTACGACCTGGGTCAGGGCGCTAAGGGCCCCCAGGCCACGAACATCACCGCGATCTGATCGCGTCTACCCGCTAGGGTAGAAGCAGAACGCAAAGGGCCCCGCTCCGTCAGGAGCGGGGCCCTTTGCCGTTGCAACGGGAGCGGTTGGCCCAGGTCCAGGCGAGGGCCTGCGGGTTGTCCTCGAACTCGAGGCGCCTCCAGAGGTGTCCGGAATAGGCGCGTACCGGGAACGGTTCCGGATATAGTTGAACTTTGAAATATTTTGGAGGTAGCGCATGCAGTTCGGAATCTTCACCGTCGGCGACCTGACCGCGGATCCCACGACTGGCCGGACCCCGACCGAGGCCGAGCGCATCAAGGCGATGGTCGCTATCGCGCAGAAGGCCGACGAGGTAGGCCTGGACGTGTTCGCGACCGGCGAGCACCACAATCCGCCGTTCGTGCCGTCGTCGCCGACGACGATGCTCGGCTACATCGCGGCCCGCACCGAGCGCATCCTGCTTTCGACGGCTACGACGCTGATCACCACCAACGACCCGGTGAAGATCGCCGAGGACTTCGCGATGCTCCAGCACCTCGCCGACGGTCGCGTCGACCTCATGCTCGGCCGCGGTAACACGGGGCCCGTGTACCCGTGGTTCGGTAAGGACATCCGCGAGGGTATCCCGCTCGCGATCGAGAACTACGCACTGCTGCACAGGCTGTGGCGCGAAGATGTCGTCAACTGGGAGGGCCGCTTCCGCACGCCGCTGCAGGCGTTCACCTCGACGCCCCGTCCGCTCGACGGCGTCGCGCCGTTCGTGTGGCACGGCTCGATCCGCAGCCCCGAGATCGCCGAGCAGGCCGCGTACTACGGCGATGGGTTCTTCGCGAACAACATCTTCTGGCCGCGAGACCACTTCGTCCGGCTGGTCGACCTCTACCGCCGTCGCTTCGAGCACTACGGGCACGGCGCGGCCGATCAGGCCATCGTCGGTCTCGGCGGTCAGGTGTTCATGCGCAAGAACTCGCAGGACGCCGTCCGAGAGTTCCGCCCGTACTTCGACAACGCGCCGGTGTACGGACACGGGCCGTCACTGGAGGACTTCACCGAGCAGACGCCGCTGACCGTCGGCAGCCCGCAAGAAGTCATCGACAAGACCCTCTCGTTCCGGGAGAGCTTCGGCGACTACCAGCGTCAGCTGTTCCTGATGGATCACGCCGGTCTGCCGCTGAAGACGGTGCTCGAGCAGCTCGACCTGCTGGGCGAGCAGGTTGTGCCGGTGCTGCGACGCGAGTTCGACGCCCGGCGTCCCGCACACGTCCCCGAGGCGCCCACACACGCGAGCCTGCTGGCCTCGAACCGGGTCGAGGTACTGCCGTGATGAGATTCAGCTTCCGAACAGAGCGCCGAGCGAGGCCAGCGATCCCGTGGGCGTGGGTGTCGGCAGGACGGACGTAGTCAGGACCGACACGGTGTTCGCATCGCGGTTGGTGACGTACACGTACGCGCCGTCCGGAGTGATTGCGATGCCACCCGGCCAGCTGCCGACCGGAATGTCGCCGAGCAACCTGTCGGTCCGGGTGTCGATCACCGAGACCTTGTCGAAGACGAAATCCGTCACGTATACGTATGCACCGTCGGGGGTCACCGCGATCGCGGACCGTCCGTACCCTTCGCTGATCGTCGACGTCAGCTTGCGGGCCGTGAGGTCGATCGTTGAGACGGTGTTGCCTGGATCGTTCGCGGTGTAGGCGCGGGTGCCGTCCGGCGTCAGGGCGATGGCCTGCGGGCGAGCGGAGAGGAAGACCGAGTAGCGCGTGATGTGCGTCGCCGTGTCGATCGCCAGTAGGGTGCCGCTCGCATCGTGGACGACGTACGCCGTGGCGCCGTCCGGACTGATCGCTACGTCCTGGGGTCCGCGGTCGACAGGAATCGTCGCGGTGACGGACCGCGCCGCGATGTCCACGACCGACAGTGTGTTGGCGGACCCACTGGTTGCATAGAGGCGGGTGCCGTCGGGGGACACGGTCACGGCGTTGGCCCCCGAGCCGATCGGAATCGAGGCGGCGACAGTGTCTGTCGCCACGTCGATCACCACAACCGAGGAATCCGTGGATGTGCTGACGTACACCTCACGTCCGCCAGGCGAGATCGCTATGTCGAGGGCCGGACCCGCGACATCGATCGTGGCGAGAATCCTGCGCGATGCGGTGTCGATGGCCGTGACTGTTCCGACGACGTCGTTGGTCACGTAGGCGCGCGTTCCGTCGGGGGTGATTGCGATGCCGTGCGGATAGGAGCCGGCGGGAATGGTCGCGACGACGGCGTCGGCGTGCGCCGGGGCCGGCAGCGCGAGCATCGCCGCGGCCGGCAGGAGCAGGGTGGTTGCGAGAGCTGCGAGACGTCTGCGGGTGGCCGGCCGTGTGGTCGATGGCATAGGTACTCCTTCAGCTGCCGAAGAGGAGTCCGAGGCTGCCGGCGCCGGATCCGGGCGAGGGTGAGGTCGTCAACGGGGTCGGTATCCGCTCGCGCACACCGTCGACCAAATAAGCGGCGCCGTTGTCGATGGTGAGGACGGCCGGGTCGCGGAAGCCGTCGAATCGGAGTGTGATCGGTGTCGCGTTACCTGCCGGGACCCGGCGAATCGCGTCCGCGGCCGGCGGCTGGGTCAGCGAACCGAAGGGGATGGAGATCCAGGGCTCGAGATCGAGGAAGTACACGTCACCGTTGTCCACGGTCAGACCGGCGATCTCGTGCACAGCCTGGAAGGGCAGGATGATCGGAGTTGTTGCACCCGAAGGTAATTCGATCACCCGCTTGCCTGAGGAGTCGGCCACGAAGACGTTGCCGTTCTCCACCGCGAGGTGTCCGGGTCGGCCTATCTCGCCGAAGGGGAGGACGGTCGCGGCCGAATCACCCGGGCGCAGCGCGAGGACCCGACCGTTCCAGGTGTCGGCGACGTACACGGTGCCAGCCTCGACCGCGATCGCTGTCGGGCTCGAGAGTCCTTCGAACGGAAGGGTCTTGGGGGTGGACTCGCCGTCAGCGAGGGCGAGTACGCGGTTGTTGCGAGTGTCTGCGACGTAGACGTTGCCGTTCTCCGTCGCGACGCCAGCTGGTCCGTGCAGCCCCGTGAACGGCAGGGCTATCGGTTCCTCTTCGCCCGCAACAATTTTGATCACCCGGTGGAACTCGATGTCGGCAACGTACAGGTCGTTTCCGTCGACGGCGTACGCGCCACCTTCCAGCGTGGGAAGGAATGGCCTCGACTGCATGGAGCCCATGGCGCGCGGTCCCGGCGGGTAGCCGGTGGGCTCCGCGAACACGGTCCCGGCACTCGCGACGACGAGGCCGACGGCCATCGCCGTGATCGCAAATCCCGCTACGTACTGTCTCGCCGACGCCATCGAATCACCCCTGTTTGTCCGGTTGCGCACCTTCGGGTGGAGCCTAGCGTCAGCAGGAGACAAGAAATGGTGATTTGTCCGGATAGCGGCCCGGGTGCCCCCAACCCGCTGCCGTCACGGGGTACGCGCACACTTACAGCCATGCTCTCCGCCGAAAACCTGTTCACCCTCATGCGTCGGTTCCCCGACGTCGAGGCACCCAACCTGTTCGCCGTCGATGCTGCGGACCGGCTGATTCTCGACGAGGCGGCGGACGCCCTGTCCTCGGCGCCGGCCGGAACCGTGTCCGTGATCGGCGACCACTACGGCGCCCTCACGCTCGGTGCCGCGGTGCGGTTCGGCGCAACCGGGATCCGCTCGTACCAGGATCCGCTCACCGGTGAACGTGCGCTCGCGAACAATGCATCGGCCGTCGAGCTGACAGACTGTTACCGGTCGTGTGGGCTGGGGGAGGAATTGCTGACCGGCGCCCGCGTCGTCCTGCTGCAACTGCCGCGCAGTCTCGACGAACTCGACGAGATCGCCGACGCGATCGCGCGGTACGCCGACCCCGGCGTGGTCGTGTTCGCGGGCGGGCGCGACAAGCACATCACCCCGACGATGAATGAGGTGCTGGCGCGGTCCTTCGTCAACGTACGTGCCAGCCGTGGCCGACAGAAGTCGCGTGCGCTGATCGCTGACACGCCGCGGCAGATTCCGACGGATGCACGCTTCCCGATTTCCGAGTACCTCGACGAATTGGACCTCGACGTCTTCGCACACGGCGCCGTCTTCGCCGGTACGAAGCTGGACATCGGCACCCGGTACCTGCTCGAGTTCCTGCCACGCGCAATGCCCGATGCGCGAACCGCTGTCGATCTGGGTTGCGGTACCGGAATCCTGGCAGTCGCGCTCGCATCGTGGCGCCCCGGACTCGAGGTCATTGCGACCGATCAGTCGGCTGCTGCCGTTTCGTCGGCGGAGGCGACGGCCCGTGCGGCGGGCGTCGGGGATCGGGTGCGGGGGCTACGCGACGACGCCATGGCATCGATTCCGGATGCCAGCGTCGACCTGATCGTCTGCAATCCGCCGTTCCATGTCGGCGCCGCGGTACACACCGGCGCGGCGACCAAGATGTTCGCCGCGGCCGGTCGGGTGCTGCGCCCCGGCGGCGAGATGTGGACGGTGTTCAATTCGCATCTCGAACACAAGAGCGCACTGTCGCGCGCGGTGGGGCCAACCGAGCTGATCGCGCGCAACCCGAAGTTCTCCGTCACGCGGTCCGTCCGCACGCGGTAGGGGTCTCACTACTCGACTGGGCCGCCTCCGGACGGGTCTCCGTCGATCTGGCCGCGGTGGCGTCCGAGATCCTCGACGATGACGCCGTCGACGATTTCGGCGCTCTGGAGCTCGGCTGGGTCCTCGCGTTCCTCACCGGACGGTGGCGTGTCGGGCTCTTCCTCGGCGAGGCGCTGGTCGAGAGTTTCACCCGCCTCGGCCTCCCTCAGTGTGGTGCCGAAGCGGTCTGCCTCGCTCCACTCGTCCGGCGCGTCGACGACGTCGTCGCCGTCGGCGTTGCGTACCTCGTCCGAATCGAGGCTCTCGCTCACATCCAGTGTCTGGTCGGATCCCTCTTCTGTTCCCATGAACCTATTCTGTGCTGATTGATCGAATCTGGCGATACGGTTGAGTGGGTCCGTGTCTGGCAGAGGTCGGTATACCCCCGGTAGAGTCCGAAATGTCTGACTCAGGGCGGGTATGGGAACTTCCCGCGTGGTGTGGGACGTTCTATGGACAACGAAGCTCGGATTCATCCGGCAGATTCTGTGCTCGACAGCGCACAGAACCACCTCAGAAGGGATGTGCACGGTGCGCACCACCAGCAACCCGGTGTTCCGCAACCTGCCCAAGCAGGAAGGCGGCGGTTACGCCACGTTCGGATCTGCGCCGGCTGGTGCCGCGCAGGCCACACAGGAGTACGGCCAGCCGTACCAGGCTCCGGAGCAGTACAAGACCGACCAGCGGGCCATGACGATCGATGACGTGGTCACCAAGACGGCGATCACGCTCGGTGTCCTGTCCGTGGCCGCGATCATCTCCTACTTCCTGGTCGACGGGAACACGGATCTGGCCGCGCCGTTCGTCATCGGCGGCGGCCTCATCGGCTTCGTCCTGGTGATGGTGGCCTCTTTCGGCCGCAAGATGGACAACCCGGCGATCGTGCTCGCCTACGCGGCCTGTGAGGGTGTGTTCCTCGGTGCGCTGTCGTTCATGTTCACCTCTGTCGAATTCGGCGGCGTCGGCGGCTCGGCTCTGATCGGACAGGCCGTGCTCGGCACGTTCGGCGTGTTCTTCGGCATGCTGGTCGTCTACAAGACCGGCGCCATCCGCGTCACCCCGCGCCTGACCCGCATGATCATCGGCGGCCTCATCGGCGTCCTGGTCCTGATGATCGGCAACCTGGTTGCGAGCTTCTTCACCGACGGCGGCTTCGGTCTCCGCGACGGTGGCGCCGTCGCCATCATCTTCAGCCTCGTCTGCATCGGCCTCGCCGCGTTCAGCTTCCTGCTGGACTTCGACGCCGCCGATCAGCTGATCCGCGCCCAGGCGCCGGAGAGGGCGGCATGGGGCGTCGCGCTCGGTCTCACCGTCACCCTGGTGTGGCTGTACGTCGAGATCCTGCGCCTGCTGAGCTACTTCCGGGACTAGATCTTCAGCACTGCCTCACGAACGGGCGGTTACTGCGACAACGGCCGAGAGCCGGACGCAGTAACCGCCCGTCGTCATATGGGTGCACCGGCCTCACGGAGCTTCTCGCGCACTCGAGTGACGAGGGTGCCGGGCCGGTTGTAAAGGAGTTCGGAACCCACCCGGACCACCGTGAACCCGAGCTTCTCGATCCGCGCGGCTCGCTCGATGTCCCAGGCACGCTGGCGGCGGTCGGTCCAATGATGTTCCCCGTCGTACTCCACCAGCACGGACCAGCGGCGCCAGCCCATGTCCGCCCACGCGAACTCCCGTCCGTATGCGACGAGCGGGACCTGTGTCTCGGGTCGCGGCAGTCCTGCGTCGACGATTACGAGTCGGGTGTGAGTCTCGGGCGGCGATTCGGAGCCGGCGTCGACATCGGGGAGATAGCGCCGAAGCCGGACCGCCCCTGGCGTACGCGGGTGACGCTTGGCGATCAGTTCGATGTCCTCGACGGAGAGTCCACTGTTCCGGCACAGGTCGTCGAGTGCGCTGATCGCATCTCGCCGAGGCAGACGTCGGCCGAGATCGAAGGCGGCGCGGGCGGGGGTCGCGACACACATGCCGTCGACGGTGCAGACCTCGTCGGCGTCGAGGTGGCAGTTGTGGATCAGCAAGCCTGCCGGTGCTCGCCTGTGCCCGTGGCAGATCACTTCGGCAGGTGCCGTGGTGTCGATCCATCGGGCTCCGTGCAGCGCGGCCGCGGAGTATCCGGTGAGCACTGTGGCGGACCCGGCGAAGATCCATGCGGCCTGCGCGCGGACTCGCGGCGTGACGGCTGTACCTCTGGGAACGTAGACGTCCCGGTAGATGCGGGTG
Protein-coding sequences here:
- a CDS encoding methyltransferase, with the protein product MLSAENLFTLMRRFPDVEAPNLFAVDAADRLILDEAADALSSAPAGTVSVIGDHYGALTLGAAVRFGATGIRSYQDPLTGERALANNASAVELTDCYRSCGLGEELLTGARVVLLQLPRSLDELDEIADAIARYADPGVVVFAGGRDKHITPTMNEVLARSFVNVRASRGRQKSRALIADTPRQIPTDARFPISEYLDELDLDVFAHGAVFAGTKLDIGTRYLLEFLPRAMPDARTAVDLGCGTGILAVALASWRPGLEVIATDQSAAAVSSAEATARAAGVGDRVRGLRDDAMASIPDASVDLIVCNPPFHVGAAVHTGAATKMFAAAGRVLRPGGEMWTVFNSHLEHKSALSRAVGPTELIARNPKFSVTRSVRTR
- a CDS encoding cold-shock protein, whose amino-acid sequence is MATGTVKWFNAEKGFGFIAPEDGSADVFAHYSEIQGGGFRSLDENQRVSYDLGQGAKGPQATNITAI
- a CDS encoding beta-propeller fold lactonase family protein, encoding MPSTTRPATRRRLAALATTLLLPAAAMLALPAPAHADAVVATIPAGSYPHGIAITPDGTRAYVTNDVVGTVTAIDTASRRILATIDVAGPALDIAISPGGREVYVSTSTDSSVVVIDVATDTVAASIPIGSGANAVTVSPDGTRLYATSGSANTLSVVDIAARSVTATIPVDRGPQDVAISPDGATAYVVHDASGTLLAIDTATHITRYSVFLSARPQAIALTPDGTRAYTANDPGNTVSTIDLTARKLTSTISEGYGRSAIAVTPDGAYVYVTDFVFDKVSVIDTRTDRLLGDIPVGSWPGGIAITPDGAYVYVTNRDANTVSVLTTSVLPTPTPTGSLASLGALFGS
- a CDS encoding PQQ-binding-like beta-propeller repeat protein, translating into MGLDRSARNLVIAATAAVLTVGSAAAVVATTDHGPAAAPTTTWRIDAAETFGRSFAQFRSPVPGNEFDLGETGFVESGGTLVTMMALPNPRTAALDQPTMIGVDADTGNIRWTVPAGDLGGCAAEPLRGKVVCYSSSYEGDPTIIGFDARTGNVSRTSLPNDWRVLAIGASGDRLIIVEGDPESDDIEAHGGTFDTPDTGWTTTFDMGTAWEDLYSDQVLTLIDETGILEIGGSTAGFAVDSGRILWSTAISECSASARIASGRSIVTRTECRSGRVPGTDVYDQAGTLLFTTDSTSTRRPSLDRPSDVSLPLVIDESAYDSSSGELLWSDSELGAASHVAIVGDTVLVRTEESESALDLRTGTRLWQRASAGNPVPTAFDGRNALAVTSEALIAIDPHTGLTAWAVPLERLGLEGRGGGQSLTTTRTGVALVDGESFTTVHTN
- a CDS encoding DUF559 domain-containing protein, encoding MQPFRGSRAVADGTVTVHHLRHDFTRIYRDVYVPRGTAVTPRVRAQAAWIFAGSATVLTGYSAAALHGARWIDTTAPAEVICHGHRRAPAGLLIHNCHLDADEVCTVDGMCVATPARAAFDLGRRLPRRDAISALDDLCRNSGLSVEDIELIAKRHPRTPGAVRLRRYLPDVDAGSESPPETHTRLVIVDAGLPRPETQVPLVAYGREFAWADMGWRRWSVLVEYDGEHHWTDRRQRAWDIERAARIEKLGFTVVRVGSELLYNRPGTLVTRVREKLREAGAPI
- a CDS encoding LLM class flavin-dependent oxidoreductase, with amino-acid sequence MQFGIFTVGDLTADPTTGRTPTEAERIKAMVAIAQKADEVGLDVFATGEHHNPPFVPSSPTTMLGYIAARTERILLSTATTLITTNDPVKIAEDFAMLQHLADGRVDLMLGRGNTGPVYPWFGKDIREGIPLAIENYALLHRLWREDVVNWEGRFRTPLQAFTSTPRPLDGVAPFVWHGSIRSPEIAEQAAYYGDGFFANNIFWPRDHFVRLVDLYRRRFEHYGHGAADQAIVGLGGQVFMRKNSQDAVREFRPYFDNAPVYGHGPSLEDFTEQTPLTVGSPQEVIDKTLSFRESFGDYQRQLFLMDHAGLPLKTVLEQLDLLGEQVVPVLRREFDARRPAHVPEAPTHASLLASNRVEVLP
- a CDS encoding Bax inhibitor-1/YccA family protein — encoded protein: MRTTSNPVFRNLPKQEGGGYATFGSAPAGAAQATQEYGQPYQAPEQYKTDQRAMTIDDVVTKTAITLGVLSVAAIISYFLVDGNTDLAAPFVIGGGLIGFVLVMVASFGRKMDNPAIVLAYAACEGVFLGALSFMFTSVEFGGVGGSALIGQAVLGTFGVFFGMLVVYKTGAIRVTPRLTRMIIGGLIGVLVLMIGNLVASFFTDGGFGLRDGGAVAIIFSLVCIGLAAFSFLLDFDAADQLIRAQAPERAAWGVALGLTVTLVWLYVEILRLLSYFRD
- a CDS encoding antar domain protein, with protein sequence MYHSTIHTPGSRARPAGVRAPRDAARRRSVTIRARALEIVGILYRCDSDLAAELLMRHSQENNIRIASLMEGLVAVVDGTEDEIRAGEQTTLASHFWLREIRQLGESHRRNDRFERHVAAIPC